From the genome of Bosea sp. Tri-49, one region includes:
- a CDS encoding MaoC family dehydratase: MLYFEDFVAGSVTEYGALPVSQGDIVAYASRFDAQDFHIDPDKAKASFVGSLIGSGWHSCALLMRLAAEAFFLDSTSMGSPGVEEVKWLRPVKPGDVLKLRWTVSETKESRSRPEMGLVKFRFELLNQRNEPVVEQNNWVMFGRRGSGFEAAGGDWLEHSVSYEPPHATVAVEPPVRPTAPPGFFDELVIGETYELGSLVFTPDEIVAFARSFDPQPFHMDEEAARKSSFGSLCASGWHTAAGWMAAMVSHRRRQEAALAPAAAPRLGPSPGFKNLRWLKPVYAGDRITYHSAVADKRPSLSRPDWGLFFRRNTGVNQNGETVFSFDGCVFIERKPA, encoded by the coding sequence ATGCTCTATTTCGAGGACTTCGTCGCCGGGTCCGTGACCGAATACGGCGCGCTTCCCGTCTCGCAGGGCGATATCGTCGCCTACGCCAGCCGCTTTGACGCGCAGGATTTCCACATCGATCCGGACAAGGCGAAGGCGAGCTTCGTCGGGTCGCTCATCGGCTCCGGCTGGCACAGCTGCGCGCTGTTGATGCGGCTGGCGGCCGAGGCCTTCTTCCTCGACTCGACCTCGATGGGCTCACCCGGCGTCGAGGAGGTCAAATGGCTGCGGCCAGTGAAGCCCGGCGATGTGTTGAAGCTGCGCTGGACTGTCTCGGAAACCAAGGAATCACGCTCGCGCCCCGAAATGGGGCTCGTGAAATTCCGCTTCGAGCTGCTGAACCAGCGCAATGAGCCGGTGGTCGAACAGAACAACTGGGTGATGTTCGGCCGGCGTGGCTCCGGCTTCGAGGCGGCAGGCGGTGACTGGCTCGAGCATTCGGTGAGTTACGAGCCGCCACACGCAACCGTCGCTGTCGAGCCGCCGGTTCGGCCGACCGCCCCTCCCGGCTTCTTCGACGAACTCGTGATCGGTGAGACCTACGAGCTCGGCAGCCTCGTCTTCACGCCCGACGAGATCGTCGCCTTCGCCCGCTCCTTCGATCCACAGCCCTTCCACATGGATGAGGAGGCGGCGCGCAAGAGCTCGTTCGGCAGCCTCTGCGCCTCCGGCTGGCATACCGCGGCCGGCTGGATGGCGGCGATGGTCAGCCACCGCCGTCGGCAGGAGGCTGCGCTCGCGCCGGCTGCGGCGCCCAGACTCGGCCCCTCGCCCGGCTTCAAGAACCTGCGCTGGCTGAAGCCGGTCTATGCCGGCGACCGTATCACCTATCACTCGGCCGTGGCGGACAAGCGCCCGAGCCTGTCACGTCCAGACTGGGGCCTGTTCTTCCGCCGCAACACAGGCGTCAACCAGAACGGCGAGACGGTCTTCAGCTTCGACGGCTGCGTCTTCATCGAGCGCAAACCGGCCTGA
- the ychF gene encoding redox-regulated ATPase YchF — protein sequence MGFKCGIVGLPNVGKSTLFNALTQTAAAQAANYPFCTIEPNVGDVAVPDERLEKLAAIAGSKEIIPTRLTFVDIAGLVRGASKGEGLGNQFLANIRECDAIAHVVRCFEDGDITHVEGKVSPVNDIEIIETELMLADLESLEKRVLPLEKKAKSGDKEAKEAADLMNRCLVLLREGKPARLVQVATEERKAFEMLGLLSSKPVLYVCNVEEASADKGNAFSEQVKARAAEEGAVAVVVSAKIESEIAVLPQADQKDYLDAVGLEEPGLNRVIRAGYALLNLVTYFTVGPKEARAWTIENGTKGPAAAGVIHTDFEKGYIRAETIAYPDYIANKGEAGAREAGKFRLEGKEYVVADGDVLHFRFAN from the coding sequence ATGGGCTTCAAATGCGGTATCGTCGGCCTGCCGAATGTCGGCAAGTCGACCCTCTTCAACGCGCTGACGCAGACAGCGGCCGCTCAGGCGGCAAACTATCCGTTCTGCACGATCGAGCCGAATGTCGGCGACGTCGCCGTGCCCGACGAGCGGCTGGAGAAGCTCGCCGCGATCGCGGGCTCGAAGGAGATAATCCCGACGCGGCTGACCTTCGTCGACATCGCCGGGCTGGTGCGCGGCGCATCCAAGGGTGAGGGCCTCGGCAACCAGTTCCTCGCCAATATCCGCGAATGCGACGCCATCGCCCATGTCGTGCGCTGCTTCGAGGATGGCGACATCACCCATGTCGAGGGCAAGGTCTCGCCCGTCAACGACATCGAGATCATCGAGACCGAGCTGATGCTGGCCGATCTTGAGAGCCTCGAGAAGCGCGTCCTGCCGCTGGAGAAGAAGGCGAAGTCCGGCGACAAGGAAGCCAAGGAAGCCGCCGACCTGATGAACCGCTGCCTCGTGCTGCTGCGCGAGGGCAAGCCGGCCCGCCTCGTCCAGGTCGCGACCGAGGAGCGCAAGGCGTTCGAGATGCTGGGCCTGCTCTCGTCCAAGCCGGTGCTCTATGTCTGCAATGTCGAGGAGGCCAGCGCTGACAAGGGCAACGCCTTCTCCGAGCAGGTCAAGGCCCGCGCTGCCGAGGAAGGTGCGGTCGCCGTCGTCGTCTCGGCCAAGATCGAGAGCGAGATCGCGGTGCTGCCGCAGGCTGATCAGAAGGACTATCTCGATGCCGTCGGCCTCGAAGAGCCCGGCCTCAACCGGGTGATCCGCGCCGGCTACGCGCTGCTCAATCTCGTCACCTACTTCACCGTCGGCCCCAAGGAAGCCCGCGCCTGGACGATCGAGAACGGCACCAAGGGCCCGGCAGCGGCCGGTGTGATCCATACCGATTTCGAGAAGGGCTATATCCGCGCCGAGACCATCGCTTACCCGGACTACATCGCCAACAAGGGCGAAGCCGGAGCGCGCGAGGCCGGCAAGTTCCGGCTCGAAGGCAAGGAGTATGTCGTCGCCGACGGCGACGTGCTGCATTTCCGCTTCGCCAACTGA
- the pth gene encoding aminoacyl-tRNA hydrolase, whose product MLIFAGLGNPGQRYARNRHNIGFMAVEAIARAARAAPWRSRFQGYACEALIGGKKALLLLPQTYMNESGRAIGEAARFFKVEPADIIVFHDELDLPPAKLRVKLGGGNAGHNGLRSTTAAIGNEYRRVRMGIGHPGDKALVHPYVLNDFGKAEEPWVEDLCTACADNAALLAARDDAGFQNKVHLFMEARGHGAVKRLGEKATD is encoded by the coding sequence ATGCTGATCTTCGCCGGCCTCGGCAATCCCGGCCAACGCTACGCCCGCAACCGCCACAATATCGGCTTCATGGCGGTCGAGGCGATCGCTCGCGCCGCCCGTGCCGCGCCCTGGCGCAGCCGCTTCCAGGGTTACGCCTGCGAGGCCCTGATCGGCGGCAAGAAAGCCCTGTTGCTTCTGCCGCAGACTTATATGAACGAATCCGGCCGCGCGATCGGCGAAGCGGCGCGCTTCTTCAAGGTCGAGCCGGCCGACATCATCGTCTTCCATGACGAGCTCGATCTGCCGCCGGCCAAGCTGCGCGTGAAGCTCGGTGGCGGCAATGCCGGCCATAACGGCCTGCGCTCGACCACGGCTGCTATCGGCAACGAGTATCGCCGCGTGCGGATGGGCATCGGCCATCCCGGCGACAAGGCGCTGGTCCATCCCTATGTGCTCAACGACTTCGGCAAGGCCGAAGAGCCTTGGGTCGAAGATTTGTGCACCGCCTGCGCCGACAATGCCGCCCTGCTCGCTGCCCGTGACGATGCCGGTTTCCAGAACAAGGTCCATCTCTTCATGGAGGCGCGCGGCCATGGCGCCGTGAAGCGTCTCGGCGAGAAGGCGACGGATTAG
- a CDS encoding 50S ribosomal protein L25/general stress protein Ctc — MTAVKQIQASARAQVGKGAAREVRRQGLTPAVIYGAGETPVAIALDANKTRQMIYAGHFLTTLFEIDVDGKKTRVIPRDYQLDPVKDFPIHVDFLRIAAGQTIKVEVPVHVVDQDQSPGLKSGGALQIVEHSLEIEVAPESIPEFIEVSVAGLEVGDTLHSNALKLPAGVSLTSTKDRTLVTIIPPTVEADEPAAAEGEAEAAKA, encoded by the coding sequence ATGACCGCCGTGAAGCAGATTCAGGCTTCGGCGCGCGCCCAGGTCGGCAAGGGGGCCGCCCGGGAAGTTCGTCGCCAGGGCCTCACTCCCGCCGTGATCTACGGTGCGGGCGAAACGCCTGTGGCCATCGCGCTCGATGCCAACAAGACCCGCCAGATGATCTATGCTGGTCACTTCCTGACCACGCTGTTCGAGATCGACGTCGACGGCAAGAAGACGCGCGTCATCCCGCGCGACTACCAGCTCGACCCGGTCAAGGATTTCCCGATCCATGTCGACTTCCTGCGGATCGCTGCCGGCCAGACCATCAAGGTCGAGGTTCCCGTGCACGTCGTCGACCAGGACCAGTCGCCCGGCCTGAAGAGCGGCGGCGCCCTTCAGATCGTCGAGCACTCGCTCGAGATCGAAGTCGCCCCCGAGAGCATTCCTGAGTTCATCGAGGTCTCGGTTGCCGGCCTCGAGGTTGGCGATACGCTCCACAGCAACGCGCTCAAGCTGCCGGCGGGCGTCAGCCTGACCTCGACGAAGGATCGGACCCTGGTCACGATCATTCCGCCGACGGTCGAGGCCGACGAGCCTGCTGCCGCCGAGGGCGAAGCCGAAGCCGCCAAGGCCTGA
- a CDS encoding putative bifunctional diguanylate cyclase/phosphodiesterase, with protein MRRHDSVERLQSLQNAILESIARGEELAAIMTTLCERVEALAPSVVCSVVTIDDAFRLRPLAAPSLPLSYGEAVNGIPIGPRVGSCGTAIYRKHPVEVTDIAIDPHWEGYRELVLPLGLRACWSSPIAARDGRVVGSFAFYYREPRGATPFERRIVETCVHLCAIAIEHEEVTARNHRLAYFDTLTRLPNRARFNEAIAQTTSRSGSGFGLMLIDIDHLKAINDTMGHAVGDLLIEAVGSRLAAVAPNGAAFRIGGDEFAVLLPGCDKAGQLRGVASAILATMQGPLDCEGTTIVPSVTIGGAIAGEDGTDSVTLRQNADFALYHAKETRRGGYVRFKGGLRTAMTRRIQTIRTVDEALSAGRLVPYYQPVIQLDTGQIAGMEALARLRLDDGRIVAAGEFQDALLDPKLAYRISGQMLAAITADMAQWLREGLPIRYIGINVTSADFQKGDLVQRIVRAFERVQVPLEHLVVEITEQVIMGGRRDGVARTMAALRERGIMVALDDFGTGFASLTHLLDFPVDAIKIDRSFVGSIDGGKRSGAIIEALIGIAGRLGMRLVAEGIESESQARRLVAMGCPLGQGYHYSRPMPAEAVAAFVRSFARPVPVAISHSAATAA; from the coding sequence ATGCGCCGTCACGATTCCGTAGAGCGTCTGCAATCCCTGCAAAACGCCATTCTGGAATCGATCGCGCGCGGTGAGGAACTGGCGGCGATCATGACAACGCTGTGCGAGCGGGTCGAAGCGCTTGCGCCTAGCGTGGTCTGCTCCGTCGTGACCATCGACGACGCGTTCAGGCTGCGCCCTCTCGCCGCGCCCAGCCTGCCGCTCTCCTATGGCGAGGCGGTCAACGGCATACCGATCGGCCCGCGCGTCGGCTCCTGTGGCACGGCAATTTATCGCAAGCATCCGGTCGAAGTGACCGACATCGCCATCGACCCGCATTGGGAGGGTTATCGCGAGCTCGTATTGCCGCTCGGCCTGCGCGCCTGCTGGTCGAGCCCGATAGCGGCGCGTGACGGCCGGGTCGTCGGCAGCTTCGCATTTTACTATCGCGAGCCGCGCGGCGCGACGCCCTTCGAGCGTCGGATCGTCGAGACCTGCGTCCATCTCTGCGCCATCGCGATCGAGCATGAGGAGGTCACCGCCCGCAATCACCGCCTCGCCTATTTCGATACGCTGACCAGGCTGCCGAACCGAGCCCGCTTCAATGAGGCCATCGCCCAGACAACAAGCCGGTCTGGGTCCGGCTTCGGGCTGATGTTGATCGACATCGATCACCTCAAGGCGATCAACGATACGATGGGTCATGCCGTCGGTGACTTGCTGATCGAGGCCGTTGGCTCGCGGCTTGCTGCGGTGGCACCGAATGGAGCGGCATTCAGGATCGGCGGCGACGAATTCGCCGTCCTCCTGCCCGGCTGCGACAAGGCCGGGCAATTGCGCGGCGTGGCCAGCGCTATCCTCGCCACAATGCAGGGGCCGCTCGACTGCGAGGGGACGACCATCGTCCCCAGCGTCACAATCGGCGGGGCCATCGCCGGAGAAGACGGCACCGACAGTGTCACCTTGCGGCAGAATGCCGACTTCGCGCTCTACCATGCCAAGGAAACCCGGCGCGGCGGCTATGTCCGTTTCAAGGGCGGCCTGCGCACCGCGATGACCCGCCGCATCCAGACGATCCGAACCGTGGACGAGGCGTTGAGCGCGGGGCGCCTCGTTCCCTACTATCAGCCGGTCATCCAGCTCGACACCGGCCAGATCGCCGGCATGGAGGCTTTGGCGCGGCTGCGTCTCGACGACGGTCGCATAGTAGCGGCCGGCGAATTCCAGGATGCCCTGCTCGACCCCAAGCTCGCCTATCGCATTTCGGGCCAGATGCTGGCGGCGATTACGGCCGACATGGCGCAGTGGCTGCGCGAGGGCCTGCCCATCCGCTATATCGGCATCAACGTTACCTCCGCCGACTTTCAGAAGGGCGACCTTGTTCAACGCATCGTCAGGGCCTTCGAGCGGGTGCAGGTTCCACTGGAGCATCTGGTCGTCGAGATCACCGAGCAGGTGATCATGGGCGGACGCCGCGACGGCGTCGCGCGCACCATGGCGGCCTTACGCGAACGCGGCATCATGGTCGCGCTCGACGACTTCGGCACAGGTTTCGCCTCGCTCACGCATCTGCTCGACTTCCCGGTCGACGCGATCAAGATCGACCGATCTTTCGTCGGCAGCATCGATGGCGGAAAGAGAAGCGGCGCGATCATCGAGGCGCTGATCGGCATCGCGGGCCGGCTCGGCATGCGGCTCGTGGCTGAGGGCATCGAGAGTGAGAGCCAGGCGCGGCGCCTGGTCGCGATGGGTTGCCCGCTCGGCCAAGGCTACCACTATTCGCGGCCGATGCCGGCCGAAGCGGTCGCCGCCTTCGTTCGCAGCTTCGCCCGGCCGGTGCCAGTCGCCATCTCGCATTCGGCTGCCACGGCGGCCTGA
- a CDS encoding VUT family protein — protein sequence MTIDRQRRTEGLIALALFTLTIPLANWLIGNAGTVCVPDGPCLVPVAPGIKAPSGVLMVGLALVLRDIVQRRLGPLAGLGAIAIGTLISGMLAPPAIVLASTVAFLLSELADFAVYTPLQKRNFVAAVAASSVFGLVVDSFVFLWLAFGSLDFLTGQIIGKAWMVLLALPLMHLLRRRDERIGLAPA from the coding sequence ATGACGATTGACCGGCAGCGCCGTACCGAGGGCCTGATTGCGCTGGCCCTCTTCACCCTGACCATCCCGCTCGCCAACTGGCTGATCGGCAATGCCGGCACGGTCTGCGTGCCGGATGGCCCTTGCCTCGTCCCCGTCGCCCCCGGGATCAAGGCGCCGAGCGGCGTGCTGATGGTCGGCCTCGCGCTCGTGCTGCGCGACATCGTCCAGCGGCGCCTCGGCCCTCTCGCCGGCCTCGGCGCGATTGCGATCGGCACGCTGATTTCCGGCATGCTGGCGCCCCCGGCCATCGTCCTGGCCTCGACCGTGGCCTTCCTGCTCTCCGAGCTAGCGGATTTCGCGGTCTATACCCCGCTGCAGAAGCGCAATTTCGTCGCCGCCGTCGCCGCCTCGAGCGTCTTCGGCCTTGTGGTCGACAGCTTCGTCTTCCTCTGGCTCGCCTTCGGCAGCCTCGATTTCCTCACCGGCCAGATCATCGGCAAGGCCTGGATGGTGCTGCTCGCACTGCCGCTGATGCATCTGTTGCGCCGGCGCGACGAGCGGATCGGGCTCGCTCCCGCCTGA
- the queC gene encoding 7-cyano-7-deazaguanine synthase QueC, which translates to MTVATTGADRALILFSGGQDSTVALAWALARFGAVETVGFDYGQRHRIELACRETIRAKFPGLSPAYAERLGPDHLLDLKTLGAISDTALTSESEIAFTDAGLPTTFVPGRNLIFLTFAAALAYRRDCKHIVLGVCETDYSGYPDCRDDTIKAMQVALGLGLDRRLVLHTPLMWRDKAQTFALAKELGGEALLDLVVEESHSCYLGDRTKRHAWGYGCGHCPACDLRARGFTAYEAAPNDSGLNHDD; encoded by the coding sequence ATGACGGTCGCAACGACCGGCGCGGACCGGGCCCTCATCCTCTTCTCCGGTGGCCAGGATTCCACCGTCGCGCTGGCCTGGGCACTTGCCCGTTTCGGAGCGGTCGAGACGGTCGGCTTCGACTACGGCCAGCGTCATCGCATCGAGCTTGCGTGCCGCGAAACGATCCGAGCCAAGTTCCCCGGACTGTCGCCGGCCTACGCCGAACGGCTTGGGCCGGATCATCTGCTCGATCTGAAGACGCTCGGCGCGATCTCGGACACGGCGCTGACCAGCGAAAGCGAGATCGCCTTCACTGATGCCGGCCTGCCGACGACCTTCGTCCCAGGCCGCAACCTGATCTTCCTGACCTTCGCAGCGGCGCTGGCCTATCGCCGCGATTGCAAGCACATCGTGCTCGGCGTCTGCGAGACCGACTATTCCGGCTATCCCGATTGCCGCGACGACACGATCAAGGCGATGCAGGTCGCGCTCGGCCTCGGGCTCGACCGCCGGCTCGTGCTGCACACGCCGCTGATGTGGCGCGACAAGGCCCAGACCTTTGCCTTGGCCAAGGAATTGGGCGGCGAGGCCTTGCTTGATCTGGTAGTCGAGGAGAGCCATAGCTGCTATCTCGGCGACCGAACGAAACGGCATGCTTGGGGCTATGGCTGCGGCCATTGCCCGGCCTGCGACTTGCGGGCCAGGGGTTTTACGGCCTATGAGGCCGCGCCGAACGACAGCGGACTGAACCATGACGATTGA
- a CDS encoding ribose-phosphate pyrophosphokinase: MPSSFKVVAGNSNRALAEAICGHLDVPLARAQVRRFADMEIFVEIQENVRGQDVFIIQSTSFPTNDHLMELLIITDALRRSSARRITAVIPYFGYARQDRRASGRTPISAKLVANLITHAGVDRVLTLDLHAGQIQGFFDIPTDNLFGAPLMARDIKDRLDWKNAMVVSPDVGGVVRARALAKRIDAQLAIVDKRRDRPGESEVMNIIGSVEGRSCILLDDIVDSGGTLVNAAEALLDQGAKEVYAYITHGVLSGGAVARIASSKLKELVITDSIMPTEAVKVARNIRVISIAGLMGEAIERTASESSVSSLFD, encoded by the coding sequence ATGCCCTCTTCCTTCAAAGTCGTCGCCGGCAATTCCAACCGCGCCCTCGCCGAAGCCATCTGCGGCCATCTCGATGTGCCACTCGCCCGGGCCCAGGTCCGGCGCTTCGCCGACATGGAAATCTTCGTCGAGATCCAGGAAAACGTCCGCGGCCAGGATGTCTTCATCATCCAGTCGACCTCGTTCCCGACCAATGACCATCTGATGGAGCTGCTGATCATCACCGATGCGCTACGCCGCTCCTCGGCGAGGCGCATCACAGCGGTGATCCCTTATTTTGGCTATGCGCGGCAGGACCGTCGCGCCTCGGGGCGCACCCCGATCTCGGCCAAGCTCGTCGCCAACCTGATCACCCATGCCGGCGTCGATCGCGTGCTGACGCTCGACCTGCATGCCGGCCAGATCCAAGGCTTCTTCGATATCCCGACCGACAACCTGTTCGGCGCACCGCTGATGGCGCGCGACATCAAGGACCGGCTCGACTGGAAGAACGCCATGGTTGTTTCGCCGGACGTCGGCGGCGTGGTGCGCGCCCGCGCCCTGGCCAAGCGCATCGACGCCCAACTCGCCATTGTCGATAAGCGCCGCGATCGGCCGGGCGAGTCGGAAGTGATGAACATCATCGGCTCGGTCGAGGGTCGCTCCTGCATCCTGCTCGACGACATCGTCGATTCCGGCGGCACGCTGGTGAACGCCGCCGAGGCCCTGCTCGATCAGGGTGCCAAGGAGGTCTACGCCTATATCACCCATGGCGTGCTCTCCGGCGGAGCCGTGGCGCGCATCGCCTCTTCCAAGCTGAAGGAGCTGGTGATCACCGACTCGATCATGCCGACCGAGGCGGTGAAGGTCGCACGCAATATCCGCGTCATCTCCATCGCCGGCCTGATGGGCGAGGCGATCGAGCGCACCGCCAGCGAGTCAAGCGTCTCCAGCCTCTTCGATTGA
- a CDS encoding accessory factor UbiK family protein has translation MVSTSNRILDDIARLATDAAGAAQGVRREVETVVKTQIERLLRDLDVVTREEFEAVREMALLAREENDKLAARLAALEGRAAKE, from the coding sequence ATGGTCAGCACGTCCAACCGTATCCTCGACGACATCGCGCGGCTGGCGACCGATGCCGCCGGCGCAGCGCAGGGCGTGCGCCGCGAGGTCGAGACCGTGGTCAAGACGCAGATCGAGCGACTGCTGCGCGATCTCGATGTCGTGACGCGCGAGGAATTCGAGGCGGTGCGCGAGATGGCGCTGCTGGCGCGCGAAGAGAACGACAAGCTCGCGGCCCGGCTTGCGGCGCTGGAGGGGCGCGCGGCAAAGGAGTGA
- a CDS encoding YbjN domain-containing protein, producing the protein MMDLDLDADTERPSNPLDLVERLAALNDWSFDRDSDDELSVSVTGGWADYHVAITWLSEVESLHIACAFDLKVPDRRRNEVMNLVSLVNEQLWLGHFDLWSRENVVMYRHALLLSGGAEPTEEQAAGLIKAAIDACERYYQAFQFVVWAGKSAREALEGALLETVGEA; encoded by the coding sequence ATGATGGACCTTGACCTGGACGCCGATACCGAACGCCCCTCTAACCCCCTCGATCTCGTCGAACGCCTGGCCGCGCTGAACGATTGGAGCTTCGATCGCGACAGCGACGACGAGCTCTCCGTTTCCGTGACCGGTGGCTGGGCCGACTACCATGTTGCGATCACCTGGCTCTCCGAGGTGGAATCCCTTCACATCGCCTGCGCCTTCGACCTCAAGGTGCCGGACCGGCGCCGCAACGAGGTGATGAACCTCGTCAGCCTCGTCAACGAGCAGCTCTGGCTCGGGCATTTCGACCTCTGGAGCCGCGAGAACGTGGTGATGTATCGCCACGCACTTCTGCTCTCGGGCGGGGCCGAGCCGACCGAGGAGCAAGCCGCCGGGCTGATCAAGGCGGCGATCGACGCCTGCGAGCGCTATTACCAGGCCTTCCAGTTCGTGGTCTGGGCCGGCAAGAGCGCGCGCGAGGCGCTCGAAGGCGCGCTGCTGGAGACGGTCGGCGAAGCGTGA
- the proC gene encoding pyrroline-5-carboxylate reductase, with amino-acid sequence MPSPLPQTLTLVGAGKMGGAMLEGWLRIGVKGAGITLIDPHISDDMQALAAAEGMSVNPPAPAAAEVVVLATKPQMLDTAAPAVQALIGPKTLLISILAGKTLGDLAARLPNAGAVIRAMPNLPASVKRGVTAAAAGKGVSEAQQQLADALLAGVGKVEWLSDEGLIDAVTAVSGSGPAYVFNMVECLAAAGTAAGLPADLAERLARATVEGAGEMLFQSPLPPATLRQNVTSPGGTTAAALEVLMADNGLAPLMRRAVAAAKRRAEELSG; translated from the coding sequence ATGCCCAGCCCGCTTCCGCAAACCCTCACCCTCGTCGGTGCCGGCAAGATGGGCGGCGCCATGCTCGAGGGTTGGCTGCGCATCGGCGTGAAAGGGGCGGGGATCACGCTGATCGACCCGCATATCTCGGATGACATGCAAGCTCTCGCCGCCGCCGAGGGCATGAGCGTCAACCCGCCTGCGCCAGCGGCCGCCGAGGTGGTGGTGCTGGCGACCAAGCCGCAGATGCTCGACACGGCCGCGCCCGCCGTCCAGGCGCTGATCGGCCCGAAGACGCTGCTGATCTCGATCCTTGCCGGCAAGACGCTCGGAGACCTCGCGGCTCGCCTCCCCAATGCCGGTGCGGTCATCCGCGCCATGCCGAACCTGCCGGCCTCGGTCAAGCGCGGTGTCACTGCTGCAGCTGCGGGCAAGGGCGTGAGTGAGGCACAGCAACAACTGGCTGATGCACTGCTCGCGGGAGTGGGCAAGGTCGAGTGGCTCTCGGATGAAGGGCTGATCGATGCCGTCACTGCCGTCTCGGGCTCGGGCCCGGCCTATGTCTTCAACATGGTCGAGTGCCTGGCGGCGGCAGGCACCGCGGCGGGGCTGCCGGCCGACCTCGCCGAGCGGCTGGCGCGCGCCACCGTCGAAGGCGCGGGCGAGATGCTGTTCCAGTCGCCCTTGCCGCCGGCGACATTGCGCCAGAACGTGACCTCGCCTGGGGGCACGACCGCTGCCGCGCTCGAAGTGTTGATGGCCGATAATGGCCTCGCGCCGCTGATGCGACGCGCGGTCGCTGCCGCCAAACGCCGCGCCGAGGAGCTTTCCGGCTGA
- a CDS encoding TetR/AcrR family transcriptional regulator yields MARKPVSPETEKPAAKPDPRRAVVDALFRLAATQSWDEIELPAIAREAGVSLGELRGLFPSKLAILGGLGRILDDAVLAGSSDDLAEESYKERVFDLVMRRLDALAPYKSGLKALMPHLRRQPLALAALGRNSVNSWRYLLASAGIPTEDDLGSVRVRGATLLMARVLDTWLEDDEPELSRTMAKLDRELKTAGQIMARVEDVHRLTAPLRGLARSLCSGVRRTPRRERMRGEEGDDYAPAI; encoded by the coding sequence ATGGCGCGCAAACCCGTTTCCCCTGAGACTGAGAAACCCGCCGCGAAACCCGATCCGCGGCGCGCCGTGGTCGATGCTCTGTTCCGGTTGGCGGCGACGCAGAGCTGGGACGAGATCGAACTGCCAGCGATCGCTCGCGAAGCTGGGGTCAGCCTCGGTGAACTGCGCGGCCTCTTCCCCTCCAAGCTCGCGATCCTCGGCGGCCTCGGTCGCATCCTCGACGATGCGGTCCTCGCTGGCAGTTCCGACGATCTGGCGGAGGAATCCTACAAGGAGCGCGTCTTCGACTTGGTGATGCGCCGGCTCGATGCACTTGCACCCTATAAGTCCGGGCTGAAGGCGCTGATGCCGCATCTGCGGCGCCAGCCCTTGGCGCTCGCTGCACTTGGGCGCAACTCCGTGAACTCTTGGCGCTATCTGCTCGCTTCGGCCGGAATCCCGACCGAGGACGATCTCGGCTCCGTCCGGGTCAGGGGGGCGACGCTGCTGATGGCGCGCGTGCTCGACACCTGGCTGGAGGATGACGAGCCGGAGCTGTCGCGCACCATGGCGAAGCTCGACCGCGAGCTGAAGACGGCAGGTCAGATTATGGCGCGCGTCGAGGATGTCCACCGGTTGACGGCACCGCTGCGCGGCCTGGCGCGTTCGCTCTGCTCCGGCGTCCGGCGCACGCCGCGGCGCGAGCGCATGCGCGGCGAGGAAGGCGACGATTACGCTCCGGCGATCTGA